In Streptomyces sp. Li-HN-5-11, the sequence TCGCCGCCCTGCCCGCCGCTGCCGCCGCCGGAGCTCGCGGTGTCCTTCTTGCCGCTGCCGCCGGACGACTGGGAGTACCAGACGCCGCCGCCGATGATCAGCGCGATGGCGACGACGGCCGCGGCGATGATCACCAGCTGGGCGTTGGCCTTCCGCCCGCCGCCCGCCGACGGCGCGGCCTGCGCCTGCAACGGCACGGTGGGCTGCCCCGGGTAGGCGTATCCGGGCTGCTGGGCGGTGGGCTGGGCGTACGGGTTCGGCTGCGGGCCGGGGTAGCCGTAACCGGGAGCCGGGTGCGGGGCTCCCTGGGGCGGCTGCGGCATCTGCGGGGCCTGCGGGTAGCCGTAGCCGGGCTGCGGCTGCGGCTGCGGCGGGACGGGGGGCTGGGGTGCCTGCGGGTAGCCGTGGCCCGGGGCCGGCTGCTGGGGCGGCTGGGCCTGGGGCCCGCCGGAACCACCCTGCTGCGGCGGCTGGTTGGGCGGCGGAGGCGGCGGCTGGGTCATGACGGATACACCTCGTGGGGACGGGGACGAGCGACGGAGAAGGCGGGGAATGCGGAAGCGGCACGCCTCACTTGCCGTAGGCGAGCATCAGCTTCTCCTTCGCCGAGTCGCTGCCGCTCAGCCGCGTGGTGGAGATGTAGAAGCGCCCGTCGACCCAGTCGACGTCCTTCGAGAAGAAGCCGTTCTCGATCTCCGCGGTGCTCGCCGGGTTCTGCAGCAGCTTCACCGGGGTGTGGCTCGACCCCGTCGTCGCCACGGACACGATCTGGCCGCCCGCGTCGTACGACGGCTCGACGTACGCGATGAGCTTCTCCTTCTCCACCCTGACCGGCGTCATCGAGGTGTCCTCGGGGGACTTGACGCGCCACTTCTCCCTGCCGGTGGCGAGGTTGACCGCGACGATCTCGTTGGCGCCGGTGGTGGCCTGCGTGGGCAGGTAGAGGGTGCCGGCGTCGGAGGCGACGGCCTGGCAGCCCTGGAGGTCACGGCCGAGGAGGGCGAGGCCGCACTGGGCGTCGAAGGAGGCGTTCACGTCGACCTGGGAACGCACGGACCCGTTGTCGTTCAAGGTCGAGATGTTCCAGTGCTTCTGGTCCTTGTTCACCGAGTACAGGACCACCGGATCGACCGAATAGGTGTGCGTGACCGTCCAGCCCTTGGGGATCGGCTTGGTCCACTTGACCTTGCCGGTGGCGGGGTCGAGCTCCTGCACCTCGTCGTGCTCGTCGGAACCGCCCACGCCGCACGACGACACCGCGATCAGCCGGGAACCGCCCGCGAACCCGGCCGGGTAGCAGGCCGCGCCGTAGTGCAGCTTGTCGAAGAGGTGCTTGCCGCTGTCGACGTCGTACGCCGTGCCCGACTGCCCCCGGGCCACCATCAGCGTCCTGCCGGTGACGGTCAGCTGGATGGTGATCGTGCTGTCGAACAGCTGGCCTTCGGGGACCTGGGTGCTCCAGCCCTTCCTGCCCGTGTTCAGGTCGATCTGCTGGAGCTGGTTGCACTTGGCGCGGTCGCCGGTGCCGCTCTCGTAGGCCACGACGATCTTGTCGTCGGCCGTCTTCTGCGCCGTGACCGCGCAGATCTTCTGCGGGAAGGTGACCGGGGCCCAGGTGGGCTCGCCGTCGCCCACGTTGTAGGCGAAGACCTGCTTGTACGCCGCCTTCACCGCCGTCTTCGCGGTGATCCACATGCCGGGGGCGTCGGCGCCGGATCCCGGCGCGTCGGGCGCCTCCTTGTACCAGAGCACCCTGGCCTCGCCGGGCTTGCGGCCGGCGTTGAGGTTCTCCGGGTCCTTGCCGCCGTCGCCGCTGCCGTCACCGGGATCGGCCCGGGCGCCGGTGGCGGTGGAGCCGCCGCTCGCCCGCGCGACGGGCTTCTTCTTGCCGCCGTCGCCGCCGCTGGTGACCGCCCACACGGTGCCGCCGACGACGAGCAGCGCGGCCGCCGCCGCGCCGATGACGACCGCGGGCCTGCCCCTGAAGGGGCCGCGGGAGCCGCCGCCGGGCGGCGGAGTGCCGGGCGCGCCCGGGAACTGCGGCTGCGGGTAGCCGTAACCGGGCTGGGGCGGCTGCCCGTAGAGGCCCGGCTGCTGCGGCTGCCCGTAGGGGCCCGGCTGGGCGTACGGTCCCGGCTGCTGGGGCCGGCCGTAACCGGGCGGGGGCGGATAGCCGTAGCCGGGCTGGGGCGGCTGGGCCGGGGGCGGGGGCGTGCCCTGGGGCGGCGCCTGGCGCGGGTCCTGGGGCGCGCCGAAACCGCCCTGCGCGGGAGGGCCCTGCGGGGCGCCGAAACCACCGGCCTGCGGTGGCTGGGGCGGCTGCTGCGGAGGCTGGTCCTGCGGTGCTCCGAAGCCGCCGTGCGGCGGTCGGCTGGGCGGCTGAGCCATCAGCGTGTCTCCCCCTGGTTCACTGATTTTCGGCCACGCCCTGAGGTTCCTGACGGACCCAGAGTCGTACTCAGACAGTTCTCAGACGGCTCTTTCTATCACCCGTCACCGACAGCCCAACGGGCCGCGCCCGCCCCTGTTCCCAAGGGAGAACCGGCCCGTGATGCGCCCGTTACGCGCCTTCACGCCCCTTTCACGCGACGCACACCCCCGCCTTCACACCGCTCAGGCATCCTCGGCCAGTTCCAGCCAGCGCAGCTCCAGTTCCTCACGCTCACCGGCCAAGTCCCGTAGCTGGGAGTCGAGTTCGGCGACCTTCGCGAAGTCCGTGGCGTGCTCGGCGATTTGGGCGTGCAGCGTGGACTCCTTCTCCGAGATCCGGTCCAACTGCCGCTCGATCTTCTGGAGTTCCTTCTTGGCGGCGCGCAGTTCGGCCGCGCTCTTCTCGGTCGTGTCCGGCTTGGGTTCCGAGGCGGCGGAGGTGGCGGCGACCGCCTCCTCCATGCGCCGGCGCCGCTCCAGGTACTCGTCGATGCCGCGCGGCAGCATCCGCAGGGCGCCGTCGCCGAGGAGGGCGTACACCGTGTCGGTGGTGCGCTCGACGAAGAACCGGTCGTGGGAGATGACGATCATCGAGCCGGGCCAGCCGTCGAGGACGTCCTCGAGCTGGGTGAGCGTCTCGATGTCGAGATCGTTGGTGGGCTCGTCGAGGAAGAGGACGTTGGGCTCGCCCATGAGCAGGCGCAGCAGCTGCAGCCGGCGCCGCTCACCGCCGGAGAGGTCGCCGACCGGCGTCCACTGCTTCTCCTTGGTGAAGCCGAACGTCTCGCACAGCTGGCCGGCGGTCATCTCGCGCCCCTTGCCGAGGTCGACGCGCTCGCGCACCCGCTGCACGGCCTCCAGGACGCGCCAGTCCGGGTCGAGCTCCGCGACCTCCTGGGACAGGTAGGCGAGCTTGACCGTCCTGCCGACGGCGACGCGTCCGCCCGCCGGCTGGACCTCGCCCTCCGTCCGGGCCGCGTCGGCCATGGCCCGCAGGAGGGAGGTCTTCCCGGCGCCGTTGACTCCGACCAGGCCGATCCGGTCGCCCGGCCCGAGCTGCCAGGTGACGTGCTTGAGCAGCACCTTGGGCCCGGCCTGCACGGTCACGTCCTGAAGGTCGAAGACGGTCTTGCCGAGCCGGGAGGAGGCGAACCTCATCAGCTCGCTGCTGTCGCGCGGCGGCGGCACGTCCTGGATCAGCTCGTTGGCGGCCTCGACACGGAAGCGCGGCTTGGACGTACGGGCGGGCGCGCCGCGGCGCAGCCAGGCCAGCTCCTTCCTGATCAGGTTCTGCCGCTTGGCCTCCTCGGAGGCGGCGATGCGCTCCCGCTCGGCGCGCGCGAAGACGTAGTCGGAATAGCCGCCCTCGTACTCGTGGACCGCGCCGCGCTGCACGTCCCACATGCGGGTGCAGACCTGGTCGAGGAACCACCGGTCGTGGGTCACGCACACCAGCGCCGAGCGCCGGTTCTGCAGGTGCCGGGCCAGCCAGGCGATGCCCTCGACGTCCAGGTGGTTGGTCGGCTCGTCGAGAACGATCAGGTCCTGCTCCTCGATGAGCAGCTTGGCCAGCGCGATCCGCCGCCGCTCACCGCCGGACAACGGACCGATGACGGTGTCGAGCCCCTTGGGGAACCCGGGCAGGTCCAGCCCGCCGAACAGGCCCGTCAGCACGTCGCGGATCTTGGCGTTGCCCGCCCACTCGTGGTCGGCCAGGTCCCGGATCACCTCGTGCCGCACGGTCGCCTCGGGGTCGAGGGAGTCGTGCTGCGTCAGCACGCCGAGGCGCAGCCCGCCGGAGTGCGTGACGCGCCCGGTGTCGGCCGTCTCCAGCTTGGCGAGCATCCGGATGAGGGTGGTCTTGCCGTCGCCGTTGCGGCCCACGACGCCGATGCGGTCCCCTTCGGAGACGCCGAGGGAGACACCGTCGAGAAGGGCACGGGTGCCGTACACCTTGCTGACGTTCTCGACATTGACCAGGTTGACGGCCATTTCACTCCTGCCCGGGGGGATCGATCAGCCTTCAAGCGTAGGCCCTGCGGGCCGCGGGCCGGGGCGTGGGAGGGTGGTCACTCTTTGTGATGACGTGATCGGGAACGGCCCGCTACCGTGGAAGACAGGCAGCAGGATCCCGTCCATGGGAGGAACCATGACCGCCGAGTCCGTCGAGCAGCCGCGTTGGCCGATGCCGCCGCTGGACGGTTACACCGTGGACGATCTGTTCACGTTGCCCGATCTCCCCCGGCACACCGAGCTGATCGACGGGAGTTTGGTCTTCGTGAGCCCGCAGCGCTCCTTCCATTTCACCGCGATCGATCTGCTGGTGAGCGGCCTGAGAAGCACTATTCCGCCCAATCTGAAGGTCGCCCGTGAGATGACAGTGGTGCTGGACCGGCGCAATGGCCCCGAGCCAGACATCTCCGTCGTGAAAGCCACGGCGAAGAAGGGGCCTGACCAGACGCACTTCATGGGCGACGATGTCGTCATGGCCGTCGAGGTGATTTCACGGGAGTCAGAGTCACGTGATCGCCACACCAAGCCGCACAAATACGCCGCGGCGGGTATCCGCCACTTCTGGCTCGTCGACATGGCCAACCCGAACTACCATCCGGTCGTCCAAGTTTACGAGCTGGCACTAACCACTGGCACGTACGCTCTGACCGGCATTCACCACGATCGCATCAAGATCGATGTTCCTTATTCCATTGACATCGACCTGACCGCAATCGACAAGCTCTGAACTCGCCCCGCCCCTCACACCACCGTCGCCCCGGCCGCCGGGGCTTCGGCGATCCGGGTCGCCCGGCAGGTCCCCGACGCCCGCAGTGCCTCCGCCACTTCCTCCGCCGTCCTGGCGTCCGGGGTGAGGAACGCCGTCGTGGGCCCCGACCCCGACACCAGCCCCGCCAGGGCCCCGGCCGCCCGCCCCGCCGCCAGAGTGTCCGCGAGGGACGGGCGCAGGGACAGCGCGGCGGGCTGGAGGTCGTTGGACAGCACGGCGGCGAGGGCGTGGGCGTCGCCCTTCGCCAGGGCGTCGAGCACGTCCTGGGAGGCGGTGGGTTCGGGGATGTCCGTGCCCTCGCCGAGCCGGTCGAACTCGCGGAAGACCGCCGGGGTGGACAGCCCTTGGTGGGCCATCGCGAACACCCAGTGGAAGGTTCCGCCCACCTCCAGGGCCCGGAGCTTCTCGCCGCGCCCGGTGCCGAGCGCCGCCCCGCCGACCAGGGCGAACGGCACGTCGCTGCCCAACTCGGCGCAGATGTCGAGGAGTTCCTCATGGGAGGCGCCCGTACCCCACAGCGCGTCGCAGGCCAGCAGTGCTGCCGCGCCGTCCGCGCTGCCGCCCGCCATGCCGCCGGCGACGGGGATGTCCTTGGCGATGTGGATGTGGACGTTCGCCTCGACGCCCCGGCGCCCGGCGAGCGCCAGGGCAGCGCGGGCCGCCAGGTTCGTACGGTCCAGGGGGACCTGGGCGGCGTCCGGGCCCGCGCACGTCACGCGCAGTTCCTCGGCCTCGGTGACCGTGACCTCGTCGTACAGGCCGACCGCGAGGAAGACGTTGGCCAGGTCGTGGAAGCCGTCGGGGCGGGCGGCGCCCACCGCGAGCTGGACGTTGACCTTGGCGGGGACGCGTACCGTGACGCTCACTGGGGACCGGGCTCCTTCTTCGGGAGTGCGGGGGTCGCCCCCCGCAGTGACGCGGCTTCCGCGATGCGGGCGAACTCCTCGACGGTCAGGGACTCCCCGCGCGCCTGCGGCGAGACGCCGGCGGCGACGAGGGCCGCCTCGGCGGCCGCCGCGGACCCGGCCCATCCGGCGAGGGCGGCCCGCAGGGTCTTGCGCCGCTGGGCGAAGGCCGCGTCGACGACGGCGAACACCTCGGCCCTGGACGCGGTGGTCCTGATCGGCTCGGTGCGGCGGACCAGCGACACCAGGCCGCTGTCGACGTTCGGCGCGGGCCAGAAGACGTTGCGGCCGATCGCGCCGGCCCGCTTGACGTCGGCGTACCAGTTGGCCTTGACCGAGGGCACGCCGTACACCTTCGAGCCGGGCGCGGCCGCGAGCCGGTCGGCGACCTCCGCCTGCACCATGACGAGGGTGCGCTCGATGCTCGGGAAGGTGTCGAGCATGTGCAGCAGCACGGGCACGGCGACGTTGTACGGCAGATTCGCCACCAGCGCGGTCGGCGCCGGGCCCGGCAGCTCGGTGACGTGCATGGCGTCGGAGTGGACGAGGGCGAACCGGCCGGCGCGGTCCGGCATGCGCGCGGCGATCGTCGCGGGCAGCGCGGCGGCGAGCACGTCGTCGATCTCGACGGCGGTGACGCGGTCGGCGGCCTCCAGCAGTGCCAGGGTGAGGGAGCCGAGCCCCGGGCCGACCTCGACGACGACGTCCTCGCGGTGGACGTCGGCGGTGCGGACGATGCGGCGGACGGTGTTCGCGTCGATCACGAAGTTCTGGCCGCGTTGCTTGGTGGGGCGTACGCCGAGGGCTGCCGCCAGTTCACGGACGTCGGCGGGGCCCAGGAGGGCGTCGGGGGCGGGGCTGCTCACGGCACAAGGGTACGGGGGTGTGGTCGGCACGAATGCCGGGCCGGTGTGAGCGGCCTCGGGACGCGGTTGCCGGGCCGTCGGCGTGAGCGGCATCGGGACGCGGTTGCCGGGCCGTCGGCGTGAGCGGCATCGGGGCCGCTCAGCCGTGCAGCCGGCCCCCGCAGTGCGGCCAGGGGCTCGTGCCCCTGCGTACGTACAGTTTCTTCGCGCGGTAGGTCTGTTCCTCCGCCGACGCGTCCTGCGGGCGTCCGCTGCCGCCCAGGCTGTGCCAGGTCCCGGTGTCGAACTGGTACAGGCCACCGTACGTGCCGGAGGGGTCCACGGCGTCCGGCCGGCCTCCGGACTCGCAGGCGGCGAGCCCGTGCCAGTCGAGGTGGTCGGCGCCCCGCACCGACGGCGGATGGTCCATCGTGCCGAACCGCACGATGTGCGGCTGCGGCGCGCGTACGACCTCCGACGAGATGCGCCGCGGCCGCTGGCGTACGCCGTTGACGGTGCGCAGGGAGTAGGTGACCCGGCGCACCCCGGGCCGGCCGGCCTGCTCGACGACCTCCGTGCCCCGGAACAGCGTGGGGTCGGCGGTGCGCCGCACGGCGAAGGGGATCGGTTCTTCCCGCACCTCCCGCGTGCCGGTGATCCGCAGCACGGTGACCGTCTGCCCGTCGCGCGGGAAGCTGGCCGGCGGGACCGAGGTGGTGTCCTGGCCCCGCAGGGTGATCCCGGCCTCCTGCACCGCCTCCCGTACGGTCGCCGCGTTGGTGCGGATGGTGCGTGCGCGGCCGTCCGCCATGATCGTGACCGAGCGCTCCGTGCGCACGTCGAGGGCGAGCCCGGCACGCCCGATGGGCTGGGAGCGCGAGGTCGACAGGTAGGCGCCCTCCGCGCGCACGCCCAGTTCTCTGAGCGCCCCGTCCACCGTGCGCGCCGTCGTCCACACCTCGCGCCGCTGTCCGTCGAGCGTGAGCAGCACGGGCCGCCCGTGGCGCACGGCGACCTCGTCGCCGCTGGCGAGCGCCGCGCCGGGGGCGGGCGTCACCATGTCGTGGGCCCCGAGGTGTACGCCTTCCTCGGCCAGCAGTTCGGAGACGTCGTCGGCGAAGGTGTGCAGGGTGTGCGGCCGGCCGTCGACGCTGAGCTCGACCGCCTTGTCCTTGGCGACGAAGGCGGTGGTCCCGCCCGCCAGGAAGGCGACGACCAGCGCCTGCGGCAGCAGCCGTCGCACGCTGGCCGCCTCCGGCCGTTCCGCGTACCGCGGCCTGCGGCGGCGCGCGCCCCGCCGCCCGCCGCCGCGCCCCGCCTGGCGGGGCAGGAGCGGCTCGGTGGCTTCCAGGGCGCCCTTGGTCCCGCCGGTGCCGTCGGCCCCGTGGGCACGACCGAATGCCCCGTGGGACTCGTGGGCCTCGTAGGCGGGCCGGTAGGTATCCCCGTACGGCAGTGTCCGCGCGGTGTGCACGTCGAGGCGTACACCGGTCTCGAAAGTCTCGTACGGCGAGTTGGTCACACCGACACGCTCCTGAGGGCCATGGGTCCGAGGGTCCGGATCGGGCCCCCAGAACCTAGCGGAGCAGTCGTCACACTCCAAAACGGCGCGACTACTGAGGGTTGCGCTGATACGCTCAGTAGTCGAATGCCTGCGCGGTGTTCCGCGCGAGCGCCGTCGCCAGTTCGTCCTCGTCGATGCCGCGTACGGCGGCCATCGCGCGCACGGTGACCGGGATGAGATACGGGGCGTTGGGCCGTCCGCGGTGGGGCGCCGGGGTGAGGAAGGGCGCGTCGGTCTCCACCAGGACCAGTTCCAGCGGGGCGACGGCGAGGGCGTCCCGCAGGTTCTGGGCGTTGTTGAAGGTGACGTTGCCGGCGAAGGACATGTAGTAGCCGGCCCGGGCGCAGACCGCCGCCATCTCCGCGTCGCCCGAGTAGCAGTGGAACACCGTCCGCTCGGGGGCGCC encodes:
- a CDS encoding PQQ-binding-like beta-propeller repeat protein; this encodes MAQPPSRPPHGGFGAPQDQPPQQPPQPPQAGGFGAPQGPPAQGGFGAPQDPRQAPPQGTPPPPAQPPQPGYGYPPPPGYGRPQQPGPYAQPGPYGQPQQPGLYGQPPQPGYGYPQPQFPGAPGTPPPGGGSRGPFRGRPAVVIGAAAAALLVVGGTVWAVTSGGDGGKKKPVARASGGSTATGARADPGDGSGDGGKDPENLNAGRKPGEARVLWYKEAPDAPGSGADAPGMWITAKTAVKAAYKQVFAYNVGDGEPTWAPVTFPQKICAVTAQKTADDKIVVAYESGTGDRAKCNQLQQIDLNTGRKGWSTQVPEGQLFDSTITIQLTVTGRTLMVARGQSGTAYDVDSGKHLFDKLHYGAACYPAGFAGGSRLIAVSSCGVGGSDEHDEVQELDPATGKVKWTKPIPKGWTVTHTYSVDPVVLYSVNKDQKHWNISTLNDNGSVRSQVDVNASFDAQCGLALLGRDLQGCQAVASDAGTLYLPTQATTGANEIVAVNLATGREKWRVKSPEDTSMTPVRVEKEKLIAYVEPSYDAGGQIVSVATTGSSHTPVKLLQNPASTAEIENGFFSKDVDWVDGRFYISTTRLSGSDSAKEKLMLAYGK
- a CDS encoding ABC-F family ATP-binding cassette domain-containing protein, with amino-acid sequence MAVNLVNVENVSKVYGTRALLDGVSLGVSEGDRIGVVGRNGDGKTTLIRMLAKLETADTGRVTHSGGLRLGVLTQHDSLDPEATVRHEVIRDLADHEWAGNAKIRDVLTGLFGGLDLPGFPKGLDTVIGPLSGGERRRIALAKLLIEEQDLIVLDEPTNHLDVEGIAWLARHLQNRRSALVCVTHDRWFLDQVCTRMWDVQRGAVHEYEGGYSDYVFARAERERIAASEEAKRQNLIRKELAWLRRGAPARTSKPRFRVEAANELIQDVPPPRDSSELMRFASSRLGKTVFDLQDVTVQAGPKVLLKHVTWQLGPGDRIGLVGVNGAGKTSLLRAMADAARTEGEVQPAGGRVAVGRTVKLAYLSQEVAELDPDWRVLEAVQRVRERVDLGKGREMTAGQLCETFGFTKEKQWTPVGDLSGGERRRLQLLRLLMGEPNVLFLDEPTNDLDIETLTQLEDVLDGWPGSMIVISHDRFFVERTTDTVYALLGDGALRMLPRGIDEYLERRRRMEEAVAATSAASEPKPDTTEKSAAELRAAKKELQKIERQLDRISEKESTLHAQIAEHATDFAKVAELDSQLRDLAGEREELELRWLELAEDA
- a CDS encoding Uma2 family endonuclease, with the protein product MTAESVEQPRWPMPPLDGYTVDDLFTLPDLPRHTELIDGSLVFVSPQRSFHFTAIDLLVSGLRSTIPPNLKVAREMTVVLDRRNGPEPDISVVKATAKKGPDQTHFMGDDVVMAVEVISRESESRDRHTKPHKYAAAGIRHFWLVDMANPNYHPVVQVYELALTTGTYALTGIHHDRIKIDVPYSIDIDLTAIDKL
- a CDS encoding 4-(cytidine 5'-diphospho)-2-C-methyl-D-erythritol kinase; the protein is MSVTVRVPAKVNVQLAVGAARPDGFHDLANVFLAVGLYDEVTVTEAEELRVTCAGPDAAQVPLDRTNLAARAALALAGRRGVEANVHIHIAKDIPVAGGMAGGSADGAAALLACDALWGTGASHEELLDICAELGSDVPFALVGGAALGTGRGEKLRALEVGGTFHWVFAMAHQGLSTPAVFREFDRLGEGTDIPEPTASQDVLDALAKGDAHALAAVLSNDLQPAALSLRPSLADTLAAGRAAGALAGLVSGSGPTTAFLTPDARTAEEVAEALRASGTCRATRIAEAPAAGATVV
- the rsmA gene encoding 16S rRNA (adenine(1518)-N(6)/adenine(1519)-N(6))-dimethyltransferase RsmA, with amino-acid sequence MSSPAPDALLGPADVRELAAALGVRPTKQRGQNFVIDANTVRRIVRTADVHREDVVVEVGPGLGSLTLALLEAADRVTAVEIDDVLAAALPATIAARMPDRAGRFALVHSDAMHVTELPGPAPTALVANLPYNVAVPVLLHMLDTFPSIERTLVMVQAEVADRLAAAPGSKVYGVPSVKANWYADVKRAGAIGRNVFWPAPNVDSGLVSLVRRTEPIRTTASRAEVFAVVDAAFAQRRKTLRAALAGWAGSAAAAEAALVAAGVSPQARGESLTVEEFARIAEAASLRGATPALPKKEPGPQ
- a CDS encoding ubiquitin-like domain-containing protein, yielding MTNSPYETFETGVRLDVHTARTLPYGDTYRPAYEAHESHGAFGRAHGADGTGGTKGALEATEPLLPRQAGRGGGRRGARRRRPRYAERPEAASVRRLLPQALVVAFLAGGTTAFVAKDKAVELSVDGRPHTLHTFADDVSELLAEEGVHLGAHDMVTPAPGAALASGDEVAVRHGRPVLLTLDGQRREVWTTARTVDGALRELGVRAEGAYLSTSRSQPIGRAGLALDVRTERSVTIMADGRARTIRTNAATVREAVQEAGITLRGQDTTSVPPASFPRDGQTVTVLRITGTREVREEPIPFAVRRTADPTLFRGTEVVEQAGRPGVRRVTYSLRTVNGVRQRPRRISSEVVRAPQPHIVRFGTMDHPPSVRGADHLDWHGLAACESGGRPDAVDPSGTYGGLYQFDTGTWHSLGGSGRPQDASAEEQTYRAKKLYVRRGTSPWPHCGGRLHG